CATCCAGATGTCGGGCGAGGACATGACCGCGCTCGCCTACATGGCCGCGGGCGGCCATGGCTGCATTTCCGTCACCGCCAACATCGCGCCCAAGCCGTGTGCCGAACTGATGTCGGCCGTTCTTAAGGGCGATTACGCAGGCGCCCTGAAAATTCAGGACAGGCTGGTGCCGTTGCACGACGCCATCTTCAAGGAGCCGGGCGTGGCGGGGGCCAAGCACGGTCTCAAGCTGCTGGGCCGGCTGGAGGAGGAGGTTCGTCCGCCGCTGATGCCGGTGACGCCGCTCGTCGGCAGGGCCATCCGCGATGCGATGGTTCATGCCGGGGTGCTGAATTAGGACGTTTTAGAGAACACCGTTCGCTGCTTTGGTTGAAAAGGAGAGGGTTCGATGCTCAAGGAATTCCGTGACTTCGCCATGAAGGGCAATGTCGTCGACCTGGCGGTCGGCGTCATCATCGGTGCTGCATTCGGCGCCATCGTCTCCTCTCTGGTCGGCGATATCATCATGCCGGTGATCGGCGCGATCACGGGCGGCCTCGACTTCTCGAACTACTTCACCGGCATGTCGAAAGCCGTGACCGCGACCAATCTCGTGGACGCCAAGAAGCAGGGCGCGGTGCTCGCTTGGGGCAGCTTCCTGACCGTGACGCTGAACTTCCTGATCGTTGCCTTCGTGCTGTTCGTGGTGATTCGTTTCATCAACAAGTTCAAGCGGCAGGAGGAGAAGCCCGCGGAGCCGCCGACACCGACCAAAGATCAGGTACTTCTCACCGAGATCCGTGACCTGTTGAAGGCGAAGTGACGCCTGTGACCAGAAATCGCTGCGATGGCTGAGAAAAAGGAGCGCCCGATCAAGGTCGTTGCGGAAAACCGCAAGGCGCGATTCAACTATTCCATCGAGGACACCATCGAGGCCGGTGTGATGCTCACCGGCACCGAGGTGAAGTCCGCGCGCAACGGCAAGAGCACCATCGCGGAGTCCTACGCGGACTCGAAGGGCGGCGAGATCTGGCTCGTCAACGCCAACATCCCCGAATATTTGCAGGCCAACCGCTTCAATCACGAGCCGCGCCGTCCGCGTAAACTGCTGCTGCACAAGCGGCAGATCAACAGGCTGATCGGCGCGATCGAGCGCGAGGGCATGACGCTCATTCCGCTGAAGATGTATTTCAACGAGCAGGGCAGGCTGAAGCTCGAACTGGCGCTCGCCAAGGGCAAGAAGCTGCACGACAAGCGCGAGACGGAAAAGAAGCGGGACTGGTCGCGCGAAAAGAGCCGGTTGCTGCGGGCGAGAGGATGACGATGAACCAGCCAAACCTGATGGGTGTCGATTGGAGTGCGATTCCCGCTCCGCAAGACGATGGCGCGGCCGCTCACCTCACCGGCCAGAGGTTTCCCGATGTGGCGCTGACGGGCACGAACGACGAGAGCGTTGTGCTGTCGCGAGAGCCCGGCCGGATCGTTGTGTTCGCCTATCCGCGCACCGGCGAGCCAGGCAAGATCGGCCTCACCGAGGATTGGGACATGATCCCCGGTGCGCGCGGCTGCACGCCGCAGACCTGTTCGTTCCGCGATCTCGCCGGCGAGTTGAAGGCGGCAGGGGCGGGGCGCGTGTTCGGTCTGTCCACCCAGAGCCCGGATTATCAGCGCGAGATGGTGACGCGGCTGCACGTGCCGTTTCCGGTTCTGTCCGATGCCGGGCTCGAACTGACCAAGGCATTGAAGCTACCGACGATGGAAGTTGCGGGGCAGACGCTGCTGAAGCGCCTTGCACTGGTCGCGGATGCGGGCGTCATCACCCACGTTTTCTACCCGGTGTTTCCGCCGGACCGTAACGCCGCCGACGTCCTGGCGTGGCTCAAGGCCAATCCGGCCTAATCTTTCAAATAGTCCCGTACGCTCGCGAACACCGAGTGAAACATCTTCGGCGTCAGCACGCCGGTGTTGGTGTTGTAACGCGAGCAGTGATAGCTGCTGAAGATGCGAATTCTGTCGTGCTGAAATTCGCCGCCATGCTTGAAAGGTGCCGCGCGCAAGGGCAGGCCGAGCGCCTTCAGCGTCGA
The nucleotide sequence above comes from [Pseudomonas] carboxydohydrogena. Encoded proteins:
- a CDS encoding peroxiredoxin; this encodes MNQPNLMGVDWSAIPAPQDDGAAAHLTGQRFPDVALTGTNDESVVLSREPGRIVVFAYPRTGEPGKIGLTEDWDMIPGARGCTPQTCSFRDLAGELKAAGAGRVFGLSTQSPDYQREMVTRLHVPFPVLSDAGLELTKALKLPTMEVAGQTLLKRLALVADAGVITHVFYPVFPPDRNAADVLAWLKANPA
- the smpB gene encoding SsrA-binding protein SmpB, with amino-acid sequence MAEKKERPIKVVAENRKARFNYSIEDTIEAGVMLTGTEVKSARNGKSTIAESYADSKGGEIWLVNANIPEYLQANRFNHEPRRPRKLLLHKRQINRLIGAIEREGMTLIPLKMYFNEQGRLKLELALAKGKKLHDKRETEKKRDWSREKSRLLRARG
- the mscL gene encoding large conductance mechanosensitive channel protein MscL; protein product: MLKEFRDFAMKGNVVDLAVGVIIGAAFGAIVSSLVGDIIMPVIGAITGGLDFSNYFTGMSKAVTATNLVDAKKQGAVLAWGSFLTVTLNFLIVAFVLFVVIRFINKFKRQEEKPAEPPTPTKDQVLLTEIRDLLKAK